From Scylla paramamosain isolate STU-SP2022 chromosome 16, ASM3559412v1, whole genome shotgun sequence, one genomic window encodes:
- the LOC135107899 gene encoding tRNA (uracil-5-)-methyltransferase homolog A-like isoform X1, which produces MNGAMEVETEQQNKSNGAQDEKEGNCEVDEVTEDKEMNTEVEVLAEGNDVEKSDGTTEEAATKDGCDVYAYTRREEFTSENFKIELRGLPRFYHVGQLKKLLNETLKLNAHKLKPAGRAKNWAYVNFRDEAAREKALGVLEGYKWKKSTFKVSNAKPVEDPLVKIREEREASKKDDDPDSNLSILERVSKSVIPYAHLSYEEQLEKKQKDALQVLRKYGSDLAHINPELAKFISFQKMRRKGQVCEVDDIVPSPVIDNYRNKCEFTIGVNPENGLPTVGFRTASYKEGSMHVAPVGHLRHLPQQMKSVVEEFEKFIRDSGLAPFSPLTHEGFWRQLNVRTTRNNDILIIPMMHPQDMNEEQLSDVKNKIVTHFTVGPGAPLGITSIFFKAFGQKEKGTEHVLELLWGQECITETILGKKFRVSPDAFLQVNTAAAEVLYDKIGSLAKLDSSSVLLDICCGTGTIGISLADRCHKVYGVEIVEKAADDAKYNAKENGLENVAVFTGKAEENMPFLMQHCTKANTVGIVDPPRAGLNNSVVFGLRKCETMKRLVFVSCDPSNAIRNFISLARPQSKQYKGEFFIPVRAVPIDLFPHTPHFELVILFERWDEQRWKRIMEGNPLPQDEEYFKHLPDKPNFSGNDSQKDKRAPDEEEEPRKKIKPE; this is translated from the exons ATGAATGGAGCGATGGAGGTTGAGACAGAGCAACAAAACAAGAGTAATGGAGcacaagatgagaaggaaggaaattgtgAAGTAGATGAAGTAACAGAAGACAAGGAGATGAATACTGAAGTTGAAGTTCTTGCTGAGGGAAATGATGTGGAAAAGAGTGATGGCACTACAGAGGAAGCAGCTACTAAGGATGGATGTGACGTGTATGCCTACACCAGACGAGAGGAGTTCACATCGGAAAATTTTAAGATTGAGCTCCGTGGTCTGCCtcggttttatcatgttggt CAACTAAAGAAACTTCTCAATGAAACTCTGAAACTTAATGCCCATAAGCTGAAACCTGCAGGACGAGCAAAAAACTGGGCATATGTAAACTTCCGTGATGAGGCAGCGAGAGAAAAGGCTTTAGGTGTTCTTGAAGGCTACAAATGGAAAAAGAGTACCTTCAAAGTATCA AATGCCAAACCTGTTGAGGATCCTCTTGTGAAgattagagaagaaagagaagcctCAAAGAAAGATGATGACCCAGACAGTAACCTTTCAATTTTGGAGAGAGTATCTAAGAGTGTTATTCCATATGCTCACCTATCTTATGAAGAACAG CTtgagaagaagcagaaagatgCTCTGCAGGTGTTGCGGAAGTACGGCTCAGACCTGGCTCACATCAATCCTGAACTGGCAAAGTTTATCAGTTTTCAAAAAATGCGGCGAAAGGGACAGGTGTGCGAGGTGGATGACATTGTTCCTTCTCCTGTTATTGACAATTACCGTAACAAGTGTGAATTCACAATCG GTGTCAATCCTGAAAATGGCTTGCCAACTGTCGGGTTCCGCACTGCCAGTTACAAGGAAGGTTCAATGCATGTGGCACCTGTGGGACACCTGCGCCACCTCCCACAGCAGATGAAGAGTGTGGTAGAA GAATTTGAGAAATTCATAAGGGACTCAGGACTTGCTCCTTTCAGTCCTCTTACCCATGAAGGCTTCTGGAGACAGCTGAATGTGAGAACAACAAGGAATAATGATATTCTCATTATTCCCATG ATGCATCCTCAAGATATGAATGAAGAGCAGCTCAGtgatgtgaaaaataaaattgttACACATTTCACAGTTGGTCCTGGAGCACCTTTGGGTATCACTTCTATTTTCTTCAAAGCATTTGGacaaaa gGAAAAGGGGACAGAACATGTGCTTGAGCTTTTGTGGGGACAAGAGTGCATCACAGAGACAATTTTAGGAAAGAAGTTCAGAGTTTcccctgatgccttcttgcag GTCAATACTGCTGCAGCTGAGGTGCTTTATGACAAGATTGGAAGCCTAGCCAAACTTGACAGTAGTTCAGTATTGCTTGATATTTGTTGCGGCACTGGAACTATTGGCATATCCTTAGCTGAT agGTGTCATAAAGTGTATGGAGTGGAGATTGTTGAGAAGGCAGCAGATGATGCTAAGTACAATGCAAAAGAAAATGGTTTAGAAAATGTTGCAGTATTTACaggaaaggcagaagaaaaCATGCCATTTCTCATGCAACACTGTACCAAAGCCAATACTGTTGGCATAGTGGATCCTCCCCGGGCAGGGCTCA atAACAGTGTTGTCTTCGGCCTGAGGAAATGTGAAACCATGAAACGCTTGGTCTTTGTCTCTTGTGACCCAAGCAATGCCATCAGAAACTTTATCAGTTTAGCAAGACCTCAGAGCAAACAGTACAAAGGGGAATTTTTCATACCAGTGAG AGCCGTTCCTATAGACCTATTCCCACACACGCCTCACTTTGAACTAGTGATCCTTTTTGAAAGATGGGATGAACAGAGGTGGAAGCGCATTATGGAAG gAAATCCTTTGCCACAGGATGAGGAATATTTCAAACATCTTCCAGATAAACCAAACTTCAGTGGAAATGATTCACAGAAGGATAAG AGGGCAccagacgaagaggaggagcctagaaagaagataaaacctGAATAA
- the LOC135107900 gene encoding mitochondrial tRNA methylthiotransferase CDK5RAP1-like: MAIFRTVRMVSVYQRVRDFHNMLQGPGCRLLSSIQQEIINYSSVAVRKRSGSYRIFSAHPWYLGKSERFGRNSHLHTSCINNSSNTPNAPRKLKEGPGLEHFIANSGLPQRALSVRELEKVSHPYVQVEDISGNGRKVYFDVYGCQMNVSDTEVAWSVLKEHGYVRATQLEKADVVLVMTCAIREGAEDKVWNKLEYLRALKKKRLGKKNVPPLKIGVLGCMAERLKKKLVEQEKSVDVVAGPDSYRDLPRLLALVDKGEAAVNVLLSLEETYADIVPVSLTTSRMSAFISVMRGCDNMCSYCIVPFTRGRERSRDIQSILDEVRHLSDQGVKEITLLGQNVNSYRDVSETSHQGLSLTKNDETKLVKGFKTVYKPKKGGLRFADLLDRVSQINPEIRIRFTSPHPKDFPDEVLYLIKERNNICKQIHLPAQSGNTRILEVMRRGYTREAYIELVAHIRSFIPNVALSSDFICGFCSETESEFQDTLSLLETIKYNFCYLFPYSLREKTLAHRKLVDDVPQSVKVERLNRMVDVFRSEATKVNRVQIGQQQLVLVEGTSKRSKLHLVGRNDGNTRVIFPNVEVEKDGGATDQIQPGDYVSVMITDSSSQVLKGIPLRLTTLQTGALELNEEHFIFKRSESY, encoded by the exons ATGGCAATCTTCAGGACAGTGAGAATGGTGTCTGTGTACCAGCGAGTGAGGGATTTCCACAACATGCTGCAGGGTCCGGGCTGTCGCTTACTTAGTTCAATACAGCAAGAAATAATCAATTACTCATCAGTTgctgtgaggaaaagaagtggcAGCTACCGTATCTTCAGCGCACATCCTTGGTATTTGggtaaaagtgaaagatttggCAGGAATTCGCATTTGCATACTTCCTGCATCAATAATAGCAGCAATACTCCTAATGCcccaagaaaattaaaagaaggcCCTGGTCTAGAGCACTTCATTGCTAACAGTGGTCTTCCTCAGCGAGCCTTATCAGTGAGAGAACTGGAAAAGGTATCTCATCCTTATGTGCAAGTGGAAGATATCAGCGGTAATGGTCGCAAGGTGTATTTTGATGTTTATGGTTGTCAGATGAACGTTAGTGACACAGAGGTTGCTTGGTCCGTCCTAAAGGAGCATGGGTATGTACGTGCTACCCAACTAGAAAAGGCTGATGTGGTGCTAGTGATGACGTGTGCAATAAGGGAAGGGGCTGAGGACAAGGTGTGGAACAAGTTGGAATACCTGAGGGCGTTAAAGAAGAAGCgcttgggaaagaaaaatgtgcctCCACTGAAAATTGGTGTTCTAGGATGTATGGCTGAAAGGTTAAAGAAGAAACTGGTTGAGCAGGAGAAGAGTGTGGATGTTGTGGCTGGTCCTGACAGCTACAGGGATTTGCCAAGACTACTAGCTCTGGTTGACAAAG gtgAAGCAGCTGTCAATGTATTGCTGTCATTGGAGGAGACATATGCAGATATTGTTCCAGTAAGCCTGACAACCAGTAGAATGTCTGCTTTCATCTCTGTCATGCGGGGGTGTGACAACATGTGCTCATATTGCATTGTGCCTTTCACAAGAGGCAGGGAAAGGTCACGTGACATTCAGTCCATTCTTGATGAAGTGCGGCACTTGTCAGACCAAGGGGTAAAAGAGATTACTCTTTTAGGTCAGAATGTTAACAGTTACAGAGATGTATCTGAAACAAGTCACCAGGGACTTTCACTCACCAAGAATGATGAGACAAAGTTGGTCAAGGGCTTCAAGACAGTTTACAAGCCCAAGAAAGGGGGACTAAGATTTGCAGATCTCTTGGACAGGGTTTCACAGATCAACCCAGAAATACGGATAAGATTTACATCTCCCCATCCAAAAGATTTCCCAGATGAAGTATTGTATCTgattaaagagaggaacaaTATATGCAAACAAATTCATCTTCCAGCTCAGTCTGGTAACACAAGAATTCTGGAAGTCATGCGAAGAGGTTACACACGAGAAGCTTACATTGAACTA GTTGCACATATTCGATCCTTCATCCCAAATGTGGCACTGTCATCAGATTTCATATGTGGATTCTGCTCAGAAACAGAATCAGAGTTCCAAGATACTTTGTCATTATTGGAAACTATCAAGTATAACTTTTGCTACCTCTTTCCATACAG TTTAAGGGAAAAGACTCTGGCTCACCGCAAGCTTGTGGATGATGTTCCCCAGTCAGTGAAAGTGGAGCGTTTGAACAGGATGGTGGATGTGTTCCGTTCTGAAGCTACCAAAGTCAACAGAGTTCAG ATTGGACAGCAGCAGCTGGTCTTGGTTGAAGGGACCAGCAAGAGGTCAAAGCTACACCTTGTTGGAAGGAATGATGGCAACACAAGG GTTATCTTCCCAAATGTGGAAGTTGAAAAGGACGGCGGAGCAACAGACCAGATCCAGCCCGGAGATTATGTTTCTGTGATGATCACAGATTCATCATCTCAAGTTCTAAAAGGCATACCTTTAAGACTGACTACACTTCAAACAGGTGCACTTGAATTAAATGAAGAGCATTTCATATTTAAAAGATCTGAATCATactga
- the LOC135107899 gene encoding tRNA (uracil-5-)-methyltransferase homolog A-like isoform X2 yields the protein MNGAMEVETEQQNKSNGAQDEKEGNCEVDEVTEDKEMNTEVEVLAEGNDVEKSDGTTEEAATKDGCDVYAYTRREEFTSENFKIELRGLPRFYHQLKKLLNETLKLNAHKLKPAGRAKNWAYVNFRDEAAREKALGVLEGYKWKKSTFKVSNAKPVEDPLVKIREEREASKKDDDPDSNLSILERVSKSVIPYAHLSYEEQLEKKQKDALQVLRKYGSDLAHINPELAKFISFQKMRRKGQVCEVDDIVPSPVIDNYRNKCEFTIGVNPENGLPTVGFRTASYKEGSMHVAPVGHLRHLPQQMKSVVEEFEKFIRDSGLAPFSPLTHEGFWRQLNVRTTRNNDILIIPMMHPQDMNEEQLSDVKNKIVTHFTVGPGAPLGITSIFFKAFGQKEKGTEHVLELLWGQECITETILGKKFRVSPDAFLQVNTAAAEVLYDKIGSLAKLDSSSVLLDICCGTGTIGISLADRCHKVYGVEIVEKAADDAKYNAKENGLENVAVFTGKAEENMPFLMQHCTKANTVGIVDPPRAGLNNSVVFGLRKCETMKRLVFVSCDPSNAIRNFISLARPQSKQYKGEFFIPVRAVPIDLFPHTPHFELVILFERWDEQRWKRIMEGNPLPQDEEYFKHLPDKPNFSGNDSQKDKRAPDEEEEPRKKIKPE from the exons ATGAATGGAGCGATGGAGGTTGAGACAGAGCAACAAAACAAGAGTAATGGAGcacaagatgagaaggaaggaaattgtgAAGTAGATGAAGTAACAGAAGACAAGGAGATGAATACTGAAGTTGAAGTTCTTGCTGAGGGAAATGATGTGGAAAAGAGTGATGGCACTACAGAGGAAGCAGCTACTAAGGATGGATGTGACGTGTATGCCTACACCAGACGAGAGGAGTTCACATCGGAAAATTTTAAGATTGAGCTCCGTGGTCTGCCtcggttttatcat CAACTAAAGAAACTTCTCAATGAAACTCTGAAACTTAATGCCCATAAGCTGAAACCTGCAGGACGAGCAAAAAACTGGGCATATGTAAACTTCCGTGATGAGGCAGCGAGAGAAAAGGCTTTAGGTGTTCTTGAAGGCTACAAATGGAAAAAGAGTACCTTCAAAGTATCA AATGCCAAACCTGTTGAGGATCCTCTTGTGAAgattagagaagaaagagaagcctCAAAGAAAGATGATGACCCAGACAGTAACCTTTCAATTTTGGAGAGAGTATCTAAGAGTGTTATTCCATATGCTCACCTATCTTATGAAGAACAG CTtgagaagaagcagaaagatgCTCTGCAGGTGTTGCGGAAGTACGGCTCAGACCTGGCTCACATCAATCCTGAACTGGCAAAGTTTATCAGTTTTCAAAAAATGCGGCGAAAGGGACAGGTGTGCGAGGTGGATGACATTGTTCCTTCTCCTGTTATTGACAATTACCGTAACAAGTGTGAATTCACAATCG GTGTCAATCCTGAAAATGGCTTGCCAACTGTCGGGTTCCGCACTGCCAGTTACAAGGAAGGTTCAATGCATGTGGCACCTGTGGGACACCTGCGCCACCTCCCACAGCAGATGAAGAGTGTGGTAGAA GAATTTGAGAAATTCATAAGGGACTCAGGACTTGCTCCTTTCAGTCCTCTTACCCATGAAGGCTTCTGGAGACAGCTGAATGTGAGAACAACAAGGAATAATGATATTCTCATTATTCCCATG ATGCATCCTCAAGATATGAATGAAGAGCAGCTCAGtgatgtgaaaaataaaattgttACACATTTCACAGTTGGTCCTGGAGCACCTTTGGGTATCACTTCTATTTTCTTCAAAGCATTTGGacaaaa gGAAAAGGGGACAGAACATGTGCTTGAGCTTTTGTGGGGACAAGAGTGCATCACAGAGACAATTTTAGGAAAGAAGTTCAGAGTTTcccctgatgccttcttgcag GTCAATACTGCTGCAGCTGAGGTGCTTTATGACAAGATTGGAAGCCTAGCCAAACTTGACAGTAGTTCAGTATTGCTTGATATTTGTTGCGGCACTGGAACTATTGGCATATCCTTAGCTGAT agGTGTCATAAAGTGTATGGAGTGGAGATTGTTGAGAAGGCAGCAGATGATGCTAAGTACAATGCAAAAGAAAATGGTTTAGAAAATGTTGCAGTATTTACaggaaaggcagaagaaaaCATGCCATTTCTCATGCAACACTGTACCAAAGCCAATACTGTTGGCATAGTGGATCCTCCCCGGGCAGGGCTCA atAACAGTGTTGTCTTCGGCCTGAGGAAATGTGAAACCATGAAACGCTTGGTCTTTGTCTCTTGTGACCCAAGCAATGCCATCAGAAACTTTATCAGTTTAGCAAGACCTCAGAGCAAACAGTACAAAGGGGAATTTTTCATACCAGTGAG AGCCGTTCCTATAGACCTATTCCCACACACGCCTCACTTTGAACTAGTGATCCTTTTTGAAAGATGGGATGAACAGAGGTGGAAGCGCATTATGGAAG gAAATCCTTTGCCACAGGATGAGGAATATTTCAAACATCTTCCAGATAAACCAAACTTCAGTGGAAATGATTCACAGAAGGATAAG AGGGCAccagacgaagaggaggagcctagaaagaagataaaacctGAATAA